From Pan paniscus chromosome 9, NHGRI_mPanPan1-v2.0_pri, whole genome shotgun sequence, the proteins below share one genomic window:
- the FAM89B gene encoding leucine repeat adapter protein 25 isoform X2, whose product MNGLPSAEAPGGAGCALAGLPPLPRGLSGLLNASGGSWRELERVYSQRSRIHDELSRAARAPDGPRHAAGAANAGPAAGPRRPVNLDSALAALRKEMLSAGGAAAVGHVPVVPAVGPVRVNPGLQTPVPRPELLPGPVILPPFGQLLPTGCGPV is encoded by the exons ATGAACGGGCTGCCCTCGGCAGAGGCGCCGGGCGGGGCGGGCTGCGCTTTGGCCGGGCTCCCACCGCTGCCGCGCGGCCTCAGCGGCCTCCTTAATGCGAGCGGGGGCTCGTGGCGGGAGCTGGAGCGCGTCTACAGCCAGCGCAGCCGCATCCACGACGAGCTGAGCCGCGCCGCCCGCGCCCCGGACGGGCCCCGCCACGCCGCAGGCGCCGCCAACGCGGGACCCGCAGCCGGCCCGCGTCGTCCTGTCAACCTCGACTCAGCTCTGGCCGCGCTGCGCAAGGAGATG TTGTCTGCAGGTGGGGCTGCGGCAGTTGGACATGTCCCTGTTGTGCCAGCTGTGGGGCCTGTACGAGTCAATCCAGGACTACAAACACCTGTGCCAAGACCTGAGCTTCTGCCAGGACCTGTCATCCTCCCTCCATTCGGACAGCTCCTACCCACCGGATGCGGGCCTGTCTGA
- the FAM89B gene encoding leucine repeat adapter protein 25 isoform X1 gives MNGLPSAEAPGGAGCALAGLPPLPRGLSGLLNASGGSWRELERVYSQRSRIHDELSRAARAPDGPRHAAGAANAGPAAGPRRPVNLDSALAALRKEMVGLRQLDMSLLCQLWGLYESIQDYKHLCQDLSFCQDLSSSLHSDSSYPPDAGLSDDDEPPDASLPPDPPPLTVPQTHNARDQWLQDAFHISL, from the exons ATGAACGGGCTGCCCTCGGCAGAGGCGCCGGGCGGGGCGGGCTGCGCTTTGGCCGGGCTCCCACCGCTGCCGCGCGGCCTCAGCGGCCTCCTTAATGCGAGCGGGGGCTCGTGGCGGGAGCTGGAGCGCGTCTACAGCCAGCGCAGCCGCATCCACGACGAGCTGAGCCGCGCCGCCCGCGCCCCGGACGGGCCCCGCCACGCCGCAGGCGCCGCCAACGCGGGACCCGCAGCCGGCCCGCGTCGTCCTGTCAACCTCGACTCAGCTCTGGCCGCGCTGCGCAAGGAGATG GTGGGGCTGCGGCAGTTGGACATGTCCCTGTTGTGCCAGCTGTGGGGCCTGTACGAGTCAATCCAGGACTACAAACACCTGTGCCAAGACCTGAGCTTCTGCCAGGACCTGTCATCCTCCCTCCATTCGGACAGCTCCTACCCACCGGATGCGGGCCTGTCTGACGACGACGAGCCTCCCGATGCCAGCCTGCCTCCTGACCCGCCACCCCTTACTGTGCCCCAGACGCACAATGCCCGTGACCAGTGGCTGCAGGATGCCTTCCACATCAGCCTCTGA